The nucleotide window GATCTCCGTTATGACTGGAGGATAATTTGTCAATTTCGTCCAAAACGAACACCGGGTTGGATGTTCCAGCTTTTTTCAAACTTTGGATAATTCGTCCAGGCATAGCACCGATATATGTTTTTCTGTGTCCACGAATTTCGGCTTCGTCACGCAATCCACCTAGAGAAATGCGAACATATTCTCTCCCCAATGCCTCGGCTACAGATCTACCAATAGATGTTTTACCAACTCCTGGAGGCCCTGCTAAACAGATAATTGGGGATTTCATATCATTTCTTAGTTTAAGCACGGCTAAATGCTCAATCATTCTTTTCTTGACATCTTCTAAACCAAAATGATCTTTGTCTAATACTTTTTGAGCGTGTTTTAAATCGAAATTATCTTTTGAAAATTCGTTCCAAGGCAATTCCAAAAATAATTCCAGGTAATTTCTTTGAATACCAAAATCAGGAGCTTGCGGATTCATTCTACGCATTTTCGATAATTCCTTATCGAAATGGTTTTGCGTTTTTTCATCCCATTTCTTTGTTTTGGCTTTCAGACTCATTTCGTCCATTTCTTCCTCCTGCGAAACGCCCCCCAATTCCTCTTGGATGGTTTTCATTTGCTGGTGCAAGAAATATTCTCTTTGCTGTTGGTCAAGGTCAAAACGAACTTTGGATTGAATATCATTTTTCAATTCCAGTTTTTGCAACTCGACATTCATATAGCGCAATGTTTCCAAAGCACGCTCTTTCAATCCGTTTATAGATAATAATTCTTGTTTTTCCTTAACCAACAAATTCATGTTAGAAGAAACAAAATTGATTAAAAATGATGGACTGCCAATATTTTTTATTGCAAATGTGGCTTCTGTTGGAATATTTGGGCTTTCGCTGATTATTTTAACAGCCAATTCTTTTACAGATTCAATTATGGCATTGAATTCAGAATCTTTTTTAGTTGGTCTTTTTTCAGGAACTTCTTTTATAGTTGCCTTAAGATAAGGTTGTTCTGATTTGATTTCGGATATTTCGAAACGTTTTTTTCCTTGCAGAATAACAGTTACGTTACCATCGGGCATTTTTAAAACGCGCAAAATACGGGCAACAGTACCAATTTTGTTGATATCATCAATAGTTGGATCTTCGTCTTCCTCATTGAGTTGTGCCACAACACCAATGATTTTACCGCCTGCATTGGCATCATTGATTAATTTTATGGATTTATCTCTTCCTGCCGAAATAGGAATAACTACACCCGGAAATAAAACTGTATTGCGTAAAGGCAGAATTGGCAAAGAATCTGGTAGTTCTTCATTATTCATTTCTTCCTCGTCTTCTGGAGTCAATAATGGAATTAATTCGGCTTCAGAATCAAATTCCTGAAGTGACAGATTGTCAATAGTTAGTGTTTTATGGTTTGACATAACGTTATTTAAGTCTTTTTGTCATTAATGTTACAAATCGGAGCGCAAATATAAGGTATCACAACAATATTTTACCCTAATATGCGTGCATAAATATTGAACTTTAAAATAAGGCAATCATTGTGCCAAAGAAAATTTTATATAATAATTTTTCTTAATAAATAATTATTGCTCTTTTTAGAATATTTAGTGTTATTACGTTCAGTTTTGTCATCCGAAGGAATCTCACGCTTGGTTAATTCCAAAGCTAGCGCGAGCGTCCCGCTCGTACCTGCATATAAAGGTTGGAAAAAAGTGTTTAATGGTTGTATAAATTGGAATGGGCGCGAGCGGGACGCTCGCGCTATCGAAAGAAATTATGAAAACGAAATTATTTTATTTAATAAAAATGATGTTGAGTCGCAGAATGCCGCGTGAAGGCAATGTCATTAAGTTAAGCGTTTTTTATGTCATTTCGACGAAGGAGAAATCACATAACGTGAGTCACTAGTGAGATTCCTCGTACCGCGGAATGACAAAACGATGGTTTTATATCCTTAACTTAATGACATTTCGCGTGAGGGATAGAAGTGGAGCTCTTTTTCCTTGATTTTTTTATCAAGAAAAAAAGCGGGAACGGATAGCCCGACCCTTGGGGCACGCCCAAATAAAAAATTTAATGGAAACAAATTTCTGTTTAAAATAAATTATTTTTATCAAAGTGTAACAAACCAAAAAATCTTCTGTCTTTGGTATAAATCATAATTATTTAATTGAGTCTGAACAGTCAAAATATCGAGGAATTAGTTTCGTTATGCAAAGCGAACAATCAGAAAGCACAATTCGAGATTTATAATCGCTATTGCAAGGCGATGTATAATGTGGCCTATCGAATTGTGAAAGACGAGCATTTTGCCGAAGATGTTATGCAGGAAGGTTTTTTGAAAGCCTTTACCAAAATACATGATTTTAAACAAGAAGTGGCTTTTGGCGCCTGGCTCAAACGGATAATTGTGAATTACAGTATTGATTTTTACAAAAAGAATAATCCATTTAAAACAGAAGATTTTGAAAAAACACTTTACAAATTAGAAGAAACAGATACTGACTGGGAAGAAAAATTAAATTTTAATGATTTAAAAGTTAAACAAGTTCTGGATGCGATTCAGTCCTTAAAATACAATTACAGCATGGTTTTGACACTATTTTATATAGAAGGTTATGACCAGGAAGAAATAAGTGAAATTCTTAAAATAAGCTACGCCAATTGCAGAACGACATTGAGCAGAGCCAAAGAAAGTTTAAGAAAAAAATTGAGTGAGTCATGAAAAATGAAAATGAAAAATTAGACCAATTATTTGAAAATTTTGAAAATCAATGGGATGTCCAAGAGTTGGATTCTCAACACTTTAATCGGTTTTCGGAAAAATTGAATCTGAAAAAGAGAAAAAGGAATTTTGGGCTTATTTATGCTATAGCCGCTTCTGTTGTTGTGCTGCTTGGAATTACTATGTTTTATCCGAAAGCGGATAATCGTCAGGAACTGAAATTTGCTTCGAAAGAAACCAAACAAACAGATTCTATTTTTACTGTTTTGATTGAACGTCAATTGGAACAAATTGAAGCAAAAAAATCACCTGAAAATGAAAAAATTATAAGTGATGCTTTGCAGCAAATGAAATCGCTTGATAGTGATTATGAAAAAATTAAGCATGAATTGGAAGTAAATGGTGAATGTAAACCTATTATTTATGCGATGATAAGCAACCTACAAACCCGAATTTCGTTTTTGCAAAGTGTTTTGCAAAATATTGAACAAACCGAAAAATTAAAAAAATTGAAAGATGAAAAAACAATTTAACATACTGCAATTATTCCTTTTGTTAATTCCTTTTTTGGGATTTTCGAATGATGGTTTTAATTATACCAAACAAAAAACAATAAGTAAAGCTTATGTTGTGAATAGCGATGCCGGGTTGAATATTGATAATTCTTATGGAAATATTTTTGTTGCCACATGGAATGAGGATAAAATAGAAATTGAAGTCCTTATTAAAGTAAGCGGTAATGATGAAAAATGGGTTAACCAAAAGTTGGATGGTATCAATGTTGATTTTACGGCTTTAAAGAGTTTGGTTACGGCCAAAACTGTTTTTGATAATATCAGCTCAAAAAACAATGGTAAAAACAATAATTTTGAAATTAATTATACTGTAAAAATTCCTAAAAACGGATCCGTAAAACTGAATAACAAGTACGGAAATATAGGAACTTCGGATTTGTTTGCTGCTACTGATATTAACTGCAGTTATGGAAAAATTAATTTGGGAAAACTGAACGGAAACAGTAATACAATACAAATTAGTTATTGTTCTAATTCGACGATGGAATTCATAAAAAGCGGTGCTGTTACATCAAAATATTCGGGTCTGAAAATGGATGAAGTAAACAAACTCGATTTGCTTTCTGACTATTCTGAAATTGAAATTGAACAAGGAAATGACCTAAAATATACCAGCAGATATGGTAGCGTGAAAATCAAAAAAGTAAATACCTTGGACGGTAACGGAAATTATTTGACCATTTATGTAGGCTCTTTATTTAATCAATTAAAAATGAGCGCCCGATACAGTAATATTTCAGTTGATGCAATTCAGTCCAAAGCTGGAAATGTTAGTATTGAAGCAGCTTATACCGGTGTGAATGTAGGTTTTAATCCTAATTATGCTTTTGATTTTGATGTTTCATTGCGATATGGAGATTTTAAGTCGGATAATGAAATGACTGTTAATTCTAGAGAAGAAACCAATACTTCTAAGAAAATAGGTGGTTTTTACAAGAAAAAAGGAGAAAACAAGGTTACTATTTCGGCAAGTTATGGTAACGTGAAATTGAATAAAAAAGAAAATCAATAACAATTGCAATTTCAATAATCAATGACAATGAGGAATTTAATAAAACATTAATTTAATTTAGAAAAAAAATGAAAAAATCAACTCTATTAATTTTTTTAAGCGTACTGTTTCTTTCAGTAACTGGAATTGCGCAAACCAAAATAAAAGGAAACGGAAAGGTAATTACCGAGAAAAGAAC belongs to Flavobacterium gilvum and includes:
- the lon gene encoding endopeptidase La, translating into MSNHKTLTIDNLSLQEFDSEAELIPLLTPEDEEEMNNEELPDSLPILPLRNTVLFPGVVIPISAGRDKSIKLINDANAGGKIIGVVAQLNEEDEDPTIDDINKIGTVARILRVLKMPDGNVTVILQGKKRFEISEIKSEQPYLKATIKEVPEKRPTKKDSEFNAIIESVKELAVKIISESPNIPTEATFAIKNIGSPSFLINFVSSNMNLLVKEKQELLSINGLKERALETLRYMNVELQKLELKNDIQSKVRFDLDQQQREYFLHQQMKTIQEELGGVSQEEEMDEMSLKAKTKKWDEKTQNHFDKELSKMRRMNPQAPDFGIQRNYLELFLELPWNEFSKDNFDLKHAQKVLDKDHFGLEDVKKRMIEHLAVLKLRNDMKSPIICLAGPPGVGKTSIGRSVAEALGREYVRISLGGLRDEAEIRGHRKTYIGAMPGRIIQSLKKAGTSNPVFVLDEIDKLSSSHNGDPSSALLEVLDPEQNNAFYDNFLEMGYDLSKVMFIATSNNMAAIQPALVDRMEVIKMSGYTTEEKIEIARKHLFPKQLTAHGLTAKHLSIGKKQLEKIVEGYTRESGVRGLENKIAQIVRNAAKSVAMEEEYNKKITDEDIIKVLGVPRLERDKYENNEVAGVVTGLAWTSVGGDILFIESLLSPGKGSMTITGNLGNVMKESATIALEYIKANAELLGLNPEILTKYNIHLHVPEGATPKDGPSAGIAMLTSLVSLLTQKRVKKNLAMTGEITLRGKVLPVGGIKEKILAAKRANIKEIILCHENKSDIDEIKAEYLEGLTFHYVKEMSEVLNLAITKDKVKNAKDLK
- a CDS encoding RNA polymerase sigma factor gives rise to the protein MSLNSQNIEELVSLCKANNQKAQFEIYNRYCKAMYNVAYRIVKDEHFAEDVMQEGFLKAFTKIHDFKQEVAFGAWLKRIIVNYSIDFYKKNNPFKTEDFEKTLYKLEETDTDWEEKLNFNDLKVKQVLDAIQSLKYNYSMVLTLFYIEGYDQEEISEILKISYANCRTTLSRAKESLRKKLSES
- a CDS encoding DUF4097 family beta strand repeat-containing protein; the protein is MKKQFNILQLFLLLIPFLGFSNDGFNYTKQKTISKAYVVNSDAGLNIDNSYGNIFVATWNEDKIEIEVLIKVSGNDEKWVNQKLDGINVDFTALKSLVTAKTVFDNISSKNNGKNNNFEINYTVKIPKNGSVKLNNKYGNIGTSDLFAATDINCSYGKINLGKLNGNSNTIQISYCSNSTMEFIKSGAVTSKYSGLKMDEVNKLDLLSDYSEIEIEQGNDLKYTSRYGSVKIKKVNTLDGNGNYLTIYVGSLFNQLKMSARYSNISVDAIQSKAGNVSIEAAYTGVNVGFNPNYAFDFDVSLRYGDFKSDNEMTVNSREETNTSKKIGGFYKKKGENKVTISASYGNVKLNKKENQ